A single genomic interval of Arachis duranensis cultivar V14167 chromosome 7, aradu.V14167.gnm2.J7QH, whole genome shotgun sequence harbors:
- the LOC107458139 gene encoding uncharacterized protein LOC107458139, with the protein MVSRVHKRTGLFHRNLQHLRSITKSHAVFKTSVILDASEYIRSLKKKLQELDELAVCSSSVQNFIDHGPMPMLKVEAQEEGFMIRVLSQRNCKGLLVFILEAFEELGLQVLQARVSCVDAFSLEAMGIKEHNEGDDDDDGHMDAQVVEQVMSKAIKNWRELPKQ; encoded by the exons aTGGTTTCGAGGGTTCACAAGAGAACAGGTTTATTTCATAGGAACCTTCAACATCTTCGATCAATCACTAAATCCCATGCG gtATTTAAAACATCAGTGATATTGGATGCATCAGAGTATATACGAAGTCTAAAGAAAAAGCTACAAGAATTGGATGAGTTAGCAGTTTGTTCTTCTTCAGTCCAAAATTTCATTGACCATGGTCCCATGCCTATG CTTAAAGTTGAAGCACAAGAGGAGGGGTTCATGATAAGGGTGCTGAGTCAAAGGAATTGCAAAGGGTTGTTGGTTTTCATATTGGAAGCGTTTGAAGAGCTTGGCCTTCAAGTGCTCCAGGCTAGGGTTTCTTGTGTAGATGCCTTTTCTTTAGAAGCAATGGGAATCAAG GAGCACAATgaaggtgatgatgatgatgatggtcaTATGGATGCACAAGTAGTAGAACAAGTGATGTCTAAAGCTATCAAAAACTGGAGGGAACTTCCAAAGCAATAA